One region of Haloprofundus salilacus genomic DNA includes:
- a CDS encoding sugar phosphate isomerase/epimerase family protein, with protein MDIGVLTVPLDGQSLEEALDYLDGIGVSAVELGIGGFPGETHVDRQELLDDEDAQSELLDLLDEYEMRISALATHNNPLHPDEETAGHADTELREAVTLADQLDVDVVTCFSGLPAGGPDDDVPNWITAPWPNEHADAHDYQWDVATDYWSGLSNHAADHGVQLAIEMHPNMLVYEPTGMLRLREATNQYVGANFDPSHLYWQGIDVLAAIRYLGEAGAIHHVHAKDTRVYDDQSRIKGVLDTTPYTDEPDRSWLFRTVGYGHGEGHWKDIVSTLRMIGYDGALSIEHEDSLTSSQEGLEKAVELLQRATFETTPGEAHWV; from the coding sequence ATGGACATCGGAGTACTCACCGTCCCCCTCGACGGCCAGTCGCTCGAAGAGGCACTCGATTACCTCGACGGTATCGGCGTCTCCGCGGTCGAACTCGGCATCGGCGGGTTCCCCGGCGAGACCCACGTCGACCGTCAGGAACTACTCGACGACGAGGACGCGCAGTCCGAACTGTTGGACCTACTCGACGAGTACGAGATGCGCATCAGTGCGCTCGCGACGCACAACAACCCGCTGCATCCCGACGAGGAGACGGCCGGACACGCCGATACGGAACTCCGCGAAGCTGTCACGCTCGCCGACCAACTCGACGTCGACGTCGTCACCTGTTTCTCGGGGCTGCCCGCAGGCGGACCCGACGACGACGTGCCGAACTGGATAACCGCGCCGTGGCCGAACGAGCACGCCGACGCCCACGACTACCAGTGGGACGTCGCCACCGACTACTGGTCGGGACTTTCGAACCACGCCGCCGACCACGGCGTCCAGCTAGCCATCGAGATGCACCCGAACATGCTCGTCTACGAACCGACGGGGATGCTGCGTCTGCGCGAGGCGACGAACCAGTACGTCGGCGCGAACTTCGACCCCTCGCACCTCTACTGGCAGGGTATCGACGTGCTCGCCGCCATCCGCTACCTCGGGGAGGCGGGAGCCATCCACCACGTCCACGCAAAGGACACCCGCGTCTACGACGACCAATCACGCATCAAGGGCGTCCTCGACACCACGCCGTACACCGACGAACCCGACCGCTCGTGGCTGTTCCGCACCGTCGGCTACGGCCACGGCGAGGGACACTGGAAGGATATCGTCTCGACGCTCCGGATGATCGGCTACGACGGCGCGCTCTCCATCGAACACGAGGACTCGCTCACCTCGTCGCAGGAGGGGCTGGAGAAGGCGGTCGAACTGCTCCAGCGGGCGACGTTCGAGACAACGCCCGGCGAAGCCCACTGGGTGTAG
- a CDS encoding Gfo/Idh/MocA family protein: MTSDTPVRVGVIGLGNIGHYHADRLTDLGATLVGGMDIQADARRRFAEKYGVDAYDDKQELFDDVDAVIVTTPNRFHEEYAVAALDAGIDVLLEKPLAHNLESAERIAAAAESSDALCMVGFNNRFANPVEVIKSYQRDGEFGEMQHVEANYVRRRGIPGRGSWFTSKDIAGGGALIDIGVHAIDLALHFLDFPEIVEVSGVTRSQFGNQDDYAFVEMWGEDIGPEGFDVDDSASAFIRSAEGQTISLEVAWATNRPTNDEFILRGSEAGARFDRASHELTLYETGKDGTDHLRDTDIQTQANDTHKSEQRLFLEAVASGQKPDRNTVEQGLAVQRVIDAIYRSSAEGTAVRLDGEPEATPELD, from the coding sequence ATGACTTCGGACACGCCAGTACGGGTCGGGGTAATCGGCCTCGGTAACATCGGGCATTACCACGCCGACCGTTTGACGGATTTGGGTGCGACGCTCGTCGGGGGCATGGACATCCAAGCCGACGCTCGCCGACGCTTCGCCGAGAAGTACGGTGTCGACGCCTACGACGACAAACAGGAACTGTTCGACGACGTCGACGCGGTCATCGTGACGACGCCGAACCGGTTCCACGAGGAATACGCCGTCGCGGCGCTCGATGCCGGTATCGACGTGCTGCTGGAGAAGCCGCTCGCGCACAACTTAGAGAGCGCCGAGCGAATCGCCGCCGCCGCGGAATCGTCGGACGCGCTCTGCATGGTCGGCTTCAACAACCGCTTCGCGAACCCCGTCGAAGTCATCAAGAGCTACCAGCGCGACGGCGAGTTCGGCGAGATGCAACACGTTGAGGCCAACTACGTCCGCCGTCGCGGCATCCCCGGCCGCGGGTCGTGGTTCACCTCGAAGGATATCGCCGGCGGCGGCGCGCTCATCGACATCGGCGTCCACGCGATCGACCTCGCGCTCCACTTCCTCGACTTCCCCGAAATCGTCGAAGTCTCCGGCGTGACGCGCTCGCAGTTCGGCAACCAGGACGACTACGCCTTCGTCGAGATGTGGGGCGAGGACATCGGCCCGGAAGGGTTCGACGTAGACGACTCCGCGAGCGCATTCATTCGCTCTGCGGAGGGGCAGACCATCTCCCTTGAAGTCGCGTGGGCGACGAACCGACCGACGAACGACGAGTTCATCCTCCGCGGCTCCGAGGCCGGCGCGCGCTTCGACCGCGCGAGCCACGAACTGACGCTCTACGAAACCGGCAAGGACGGCACCGACCACCTTCGCGACACCGACATCCAGACTCAGGCCAACGACACCCACAAATCCGAACAGCGCCTGTTCCTCGAGGCCGTCGCCTCCGGCCAGAAACCGGACCGAAACACCGTCGAACAGGGACTGGCAGTCCAGCGCGTCATCGACGCAATCTACCGTTCCTCGGCGGAGGGAACGGCGGTTCGACTCGACGGCGAACCGGAAGCGACGCCGGAACTCGACTGA
- a CDS encoding ABC transporter ATP-binding protein, translating to MGDVKLEHVTKRYEDVTAVDDMNVEIHDGEFVCLVGPSGCGKSTTMEMVAGLTKPTEGTIHIGDREVTNLPPKDRGVAMVFQNIALFPHMDVYDNISFGLRLRDYEKEEIDRRVERASDIVQLEGMLDRMPDEMSGGQRQRVAIARAIVRNPDVFLMDEPLANLDAKLRVHMRTELQRLHKELDTTIIYVTHDQAEAMTMSDRIAVLDGGKLQQIDPPLTCYNEPDNLFVAGFIGSPAMNFLDGTVTQQGFEHDTGITIEFDPAQMGVEVGQEVTLGVRPEDVYPIDQSQSLSHPSMSIDTTTDVLEPMGDEIFVYLMLDESAGGMDMEAAQQNQLLMSVDPDSDIAEDQEFDVVLDRSRIHLFDTASGQAIQHGLVKLTSSESVTETEAESDD from the coding sequence ATGGGAGACGTAAAACTCGAACACGTAACGAAACGGTACGAGGACGTAACGGCAGTCGACGACATGAACGTGGAGATCCACGACGGGGAGTTCGTTTGCCTCGTCGGTCCGTCCGGCTGCGGGAAGTCGACGACCATGGAGATGGTCGCCGGGTTGACCAAACCCACGGAGGGGACCATCCACATCGGCGACAGGGAGGTGACGAACCTCCCTCCGAAAGACCGCGGGGTGGCGATGGTGTTCCAGAACATCGCGCTGTTCCCGCACATGGATGTGTACGACAACATCAGCTTCGGCCTCCGACTCCGCGACTACGAGAAGGAGGAGATAGACCGCCGCGTCGAGCGCGCCTCCGACATCGTCCAACTGGAGGGGATGTTAGACCGCATGCCCGACGAGATGTCCGGCGGCCAGCGCCAGCGCGTCGCCATCGCCCGTGCTATCGTCCGGAACCCCGACGTGTTCCTGATGGACGAGCCGCTGGCGAACCTCGACGCGAAACTGCGCGTCCACATGCGGACCGAACTCCAGCGCCTGCACAAGGAACTGGACACGACGATCATCTACGTCACGCACGACCAGGCGGAGGCGATGACGATGTCAGACCGCATCGCCGTCCTCGACGGCGGCAAACTCCAGCAGATAGATCCACCGCTGACCTGCTACAACGAACCTGACAACCTGTTCGTCGCGGGGTTCATCGGATCGCCGGCGATGAACTTCCTCGACGGCACCGTCACCCAGCAGGGCTTCGAGCACGACACCGGCATCACAATCGAGTTCGACCCCGCACAGATGGGCGTCGAAGTCGGTCAGGAAGTTACTCTCGGGGTGCGTCCCGAAGACGTCTACCCGATCGACCAGTCGCAGTCGCTCTCGCACCCGTCGATGAGTATCGACACGACGACGGACGTCCTCGAACCGATGGGCGACGAGATATTCGTCTACTTGATGCTGGACGAGAGCGCCGGCGGGATGGATATGGAAGCCGCACAGCAGAACCAACTGCTGATGAGCGTCGACCCCGACAGCGACATCGCCGAGGACCAAGAGTTCGACGTCGTCCTCGACCGGAGCAGGATTCATCTCTTCGACACCGCGTCGGGCCAGGCGATCCAGCACGGACTGGTCAAGCTAACGAGTAGCGAGAGCGTCACCGAAACCGAAGCCGAAAGCGACGACTGA
- a CDS encoding carbohydrate ABC transporter permease, translating into MGSEPQTGDSTTTIGGDDRELKRGPFSRWVSSSIKNPERTYRAMFYVLTAFFLLTTLFPFYWLLVLSLTPPRALQNVGLYPPGGTLNFESFLVVFERVPFHIFMFNSFVLGILTTVVVLLLASLAGYVFGRLRFPGRGPLMLAILAISYFPPAAFLLPLYDLFTGNVAIAIPGTGLAIAFPELYNTPGAMVLPFSALFMPLSIFILTTFYGQIPDGLEDAARVEGTTRLGALFRVIIPLSAPGVATAGVLTFISVYNEFFFSFLMNNGEPGSWAPLVAGIIGLQGQYDTPYHLMAAASIIGVLPVAVLVIVAQEKIVSGLTAGALKE; encoded by the coding sequence ATGGGAAGCGAACCACAGACCGGCGATTCGACGACGACCATCGGCGGCGACGACCGCGAACTGAAGCGCGGACCGTTCAGCCGATGGGTCAGCAGTTCGATAAAGAACCCCGAGCGGACGTACCGCGCGATGTTCTACGTCCTGACGGCGTTTTTCCTGCTCACGACGCTGTTCCCGTTCTACTGGCTGCTCGTGCTGTCGCTGACGCCGCCGCGGGCGCTACAGAACGTCGGGCTCTACCCGCCGGGCGGGACGCTCAACTTCGAGTCCTTCCTGGTGGTGTTCGAGCGCGTGCCGTTCCACATCTTCATGTTCAACAGCTTCGTGCTCGGCATCTTGACCACCGTGGTCGTTCTGCTGTTGGCGAGTCTCGCGGGCTACGTCTTCGGCCGCCTCCGATTCCCCGGACGCGGGCCGCTGATGCTGGCCATCCTCGCCATCTCGTACTTCCCGCCGGCGGCGTTCCTGCTGCCGCTGTACGACCTGTTCACGGGAAACGTCGCGATCGCGATTCCCGGAACGGGGCTCGCCATCGCCTTCCCCGAGCTGTACAACACGCCGGGAGCGATGGTGCTTCCGTTCAGCGCGCTGTTCATGCCGCTGTCTATCTTCATCCTCACGACGTTCTACGGGCAGATTCCGGACGGACTGGAGGACGCCGCGCGCGTCGAGGGAACGACCCGGTTGGGCGCGCTGTTCCGCGTCATCATCCCGCTGTCGGCGCCCGGCGTGGCGACGGCGGGTGTGCTCACGTTCATCAGCGTCTACAACGAGTTCTTCTTCTCGTTCCTGATGAACAACGGTGAACCCGGAAGCTGGGCCCCGCTCGTCGCGGGTATCATCGGCTTGCAGGGCCAGTACGACACACCGTACCATCTGATGGCGGCGGCGAGTATCATCGGCGTGCTGCCGGTGGCCGTGCTGGTCATCGTCGCACAGGAGAAAATCGTCAGCGGGCTCACGGCAGGAGCACTCAAGGAGTAA
- a CDS encoding carbohydrate ABC transporter permease — translation MENLSETAYAYLLLVPALILLLVIAVYPLVTTFWMSLFADALSGSANLGQFVGITNYVELLTNQRSYALPSAFMPTSLTPNGIFASALGVTLVFTLVSVFFETIIGFGQALVLDQDFRGRRWVRVAIIIPWAVPIVIQGMIFYLLFQPGIGFLVGTSQNPTLLNQLTWIGTTPLANTVDATTIIIVADIWKTSAFMALLILAGLQSIDRSLYDVAKVAGASKWQQFKMITLPLIMPTILVAMLFRTIAAMRVYGIIETTSACTTVPSLSCLVVTSFNQRAYGTAASVAFITAAIIGVAVSVYIVKFADAEGGGF, via the coding sequence ATGGAAAACCTGAGCGAGACGGCGTACGCGTACTTGCTGCTCGTGCCAGCGCTGATACTGCTGCTGGTAATCGCAGTGTACCCGCTCGTCACGACGTTCTGGATGTCGCTGTTCGCCGACGCGTTGTCGGGTTCGGCTAATCTTGGCCAGTTCGTCGGCATCACCAATTACGTCGAACTCCTGACGAACCAACGAAGCTACGCGCTCCCGTCGGCGTTCATGCCCACGTCGCTGACGCCGAACGGGATATTCGCGAGTGCCCTCGGCGTGACGCTCGTATTCACCCTCGTGAGCGTGTTCTTCGAGACGATTATCGGCTTCGGACAGGCGCTCGTGCTCGACCAGGATTTCCGTGGACGGCGCTGGGTTCGAGTAGCGATAATCATCCCGTGGGCGGTGCCCATCGTCATCCAAGGGATGATCTTCTACCTACTGTTCCAGCCCGGTATCGGCTTCCTCGTCGGCACCAGTCAGAACCCGACGCTGCTCAACCAACTCACGTGGATCGGGACGACGCCGCTGGCGAACACGGTGGACGCGACGACCATCATTATCGTCGCCGACATCTGGAAGACGTCGGCGTTCATGGCGTTGCTCATCCTCGCGGGATTGCAGAGCATCGACCGCTCGCTGTACGACGTGGCGAAAGTCGCCGGCGCGTCGAAGTGGCAACAGTTCAAGATGATCACGCTGCCGCTCATCATGCCGACGATTCTCGTCGCGATGCTTTTCCGGACCATCGCGGCGATGCGCGTCTACGGCATCATCGAGACGACCTCCGCCTGTACGACGGTGCCGTCGCTGTCGTGTCTGGTCGTCACGAGCTTCAACCAGCGCGCGTACGGGACGGCGGCGTCCGTCGCGTTCATCACAGCCGCAATCATCGGCGTCGCGGTGTCCGTCTACATCGTGAAGTTCGCCGACGCTGAAGGAGGTGGATTCTGA
- a CDS encoding extracellular solute-binding protein: MVDADSRDRAKQRSSVSRRRFVQAAGASGVAFGLAGCIQSQDNGGDGNGGGNNTSEQLDPGSVNNEVTVQWAADSRVADNVDRITEALRSAGLPDNISIDILGGSQVTDDRQNQYQTWLNSGQEEPTLLMTDSGWTIPFIVRDQLQNLGQSLPSDMVSQVNDNYFGASVETAKHPDSDDLYAVPLFPDFPTIQYRKDLVTDAGYDPDGNNWGTESMTWKDFNNMIADVVSQNDDVQMGFNFQAASYEGLSCCDFNEFITGWGGAYFGDHSNLFGPVGDRPITVNEEPVLQSIRMIRTFIHGQDDEHSLDGYQRISPEAVLQWQEDPSKAPFDNGNAVALRNWPYSIVENGAEENYGEDLGVMPIPYAVTPDEAEYEGTGGPSAALGGWHISLNPNSSTEKKNAAAAVIQAMMTDEFNLKMFEILGWIPPKPELLNSDRAAQVPVIGRYLEQLRVAGENAVPRPVTAVWSQQSDQIASEVNSTYAQQKSPEDAMSSLQSTLEQIEQNA; this comes from the coding sequence ATGGTTGATGCTGACTCACGCGACCGTGCGAAGCAACGAAGTAGCGTATCTCGGCGACGATTCGTGCAGGCGGCCGGTGCCTCCGGCGTCGCGTTCGGACTGGCCGGATGTATCCAGAGCCAGGACAACGGCGGCGACGGAAACGGCGGCGGGAACAACACCAGCGAGCAGTTAGACCCCGGTTCGGTGAACAACGAAGTCACCGTCCAGTGGGCGGCGGACTCCCGCGTCGCGGACAACGTCGACCGCATCACCGAGGCGCTGCGCTCGGCCGGACTTCCGGACAACATCTCCATCGACATTCTCGGTGGGTCACAGGTGACCGACGACCGGCAGAACCAGTATCAGACGTGGCTCAACTCCGGACAGGAGGAGCCGACGCTTCTGATGACCGACAGCGGGTGGACGATTCCGTTCATCGTCCGCGACCAGCTTCAGAACCTCGGCCAGTCGCTGCCGAGCGACATGGTTTCGCAGGTCAACGATAACTACTTCGGAGCGAGTGTCGAAACCGCGAAGCACCCCGACTCTGACGACCTCTACGCGGTTCCGCTGTTCCCGGACTTCCCGACGATTCAGTACCGCAAGGACCTCGTCACGGACGCCGGCTACGACCCCGACGGGAACAACTGGGGGACGGAGTCGATGACGTGGAAGGATTTCAACAACATGATCGCGGACGTCGTCTCGCAGAACGACGACGTCCAGATGGGGTTCAACTTCCAGGCGGCCTCCTACGAGGGGCTCTCCTGCTGTGACTTCAACGAGTTCATCACCGGGTGGGGCGGCGCGTACTTCGGCGACCACAGCAACCTGTTCGGTCCGGTCGGCGACCGACCGATCACCGTCAACGAGGAACCCGTCCTGCAGTCCATCCGGATGATTCGGACGTTCATCCACGGACAGGACGACGAGCACTCGCTCGACGGCTACCAGCGGATTTCGCCCGAGGCCGTCCTCCAGTGGCAGGAAGACCCCTCGAAGGCGCCGTTCGACAACGGCAACGCCGTCGCGCTGCGTAACTGGCCGTACTCCATCGTCGAGAACGGCGCGGAGGAGAACTACGGCGAGGACCTCGGCGTGATGCCGATTCCGTACGCCGTGACGCCGGACGAAGCCGAGTACGAAGGCACCGGCGGTCCGTCTGCCGCGCTCGGCGGCTGGCACATCTCGCTGAACCCGAACTCGAGCACCGAGAAGAAGAACGCCGCCGCGGCCGTCATCCAGGCGATGATGACCGACGAGTTCAACCTCAAGATGTTCGAGATTCTCGGGTGGATTCCGCCGAAGCCGGAACTGCTCAACTCCGACCGCGCGGCGCAAGTGCCCGTCATCGGTCGCTACCTCGAGCAGCTTCGAGTCGCTGGTGAGAACGCCGTTCCGCGACCTGTCACGGCCGTCTGGTCACAGCAGTCCGACCAGATCGCCTCGGAGGTCAACTCCACGTACGCCCAGCAGAAGTCGCCCGAGGACGCGATGTCGAGTCTCCAGTCGACGCTCGAACAGATCGAACAGAACGCCTAA
- a CDS encoding aldo/keto reductase has product MTEMEYTKLGDTGLEVSRFCLGCMNFGSGAEWMMNDEEASIELIHRALDLGINFLDTANVYSRGESEEIVGKAIEGRNRDELVVATKVYGEMGDYPNGQGLSRKHILDQAEASLERLGTDYIDLYQIHRWDDETPIEETLSALSHLVETGKVRYIGASTMTSYQFTKALYTSDIEEYERFTCMQPEYNAVDRHEEANLLPVCDGEGVGVIPWSPLAGGFLTGKYERDGDVEEGLRADTDEYTQDRFTEENWTVLDEIRAVADEKDATPAQVSLAWLLHKPVVTAPIIGPRSVEHLEENVGALDVNLSADEVERIESPKTPQWPIETKN; this is encoded by the coding sequence ATGACGGAGATGGAGTATACGAAACTCGGCGACACCGGTTTGGAGGTGTCGCGGTTCTGCCTAGGCTGTATGAACTTCGGGTCGGGCGCGGAGTGGATGATGAACGACGAGGAGGCGAGCATCGAACTCATCCACCGAGCGCTCGATCTCGGCATCAACTTCCTCGACACGGCGAACGTCTACTCGCGCGGCGAGAGCGAGGAGATCGTCGGGAAGGCTATCGAGGGCCGCAACCGCGACGAGTTGGTCGTCGCCACCAAGGTGTACGGCGAGATGGGCGACTACCCGAACGGGCAGGGTCTCTCGCGGAAACATATCCTCGACCAGGCCGAGGCGAGTCTCGAGCGGTTGGGAACCGACTACATCGACCTCTATCAGATTCACCGCTGGGACGACGAGACGCCCATCGAGGAGACCCTTTCTGCACTGAGTCACCTCGTCGAGACGGGTAAAGTCCGCTACATCGGCGCGAGCACGATGACATCGTACCAGTTCACGAAGGCGCTGTACACGAGCGACATCGAGGAGTACGAGCGTTTCACCTGCATGCAACCGGAGTACAACGCGGTCGACCGCCACGAAGAGGCCAACCTGTTGCCGGTCTGCGACGGCGAGGGCGTCGGCGTCATCCCGTGGTCGCCGCTGGCGGGCGGCTTTCTGACCGGGAAGTACGAACGCGACGGCGACGTCGAGGAGGGACTGCGAGCGGACACCGACGAGTATACGCAGGACCGATTCACCGAGGAGAACTGGACGGTGCTCGACGAGATTCGCGCCGTCGCCGACGAGAAAGACGCGACGCCTGCGCAGGTGAGCCTCGCGTGGCTGTTGCACAAACCCGTGGTCACCGCGCCCATCATCGGTCCGCGAAGCGTCGAGCACCTCGAAGAGAACGTCGGTGCGCTCGACGTGAACCTGTCGGCGGACGAGGTAGAACGGATAGAGTCGCCGAAGACGCCCCAGTGGCCGATCGAGACGAAAAATTGA
- the trmB gene encoding HTH-type sugar sensing transcriptional regulator TrmB — protein sequence MVDDLRLTMERVGERFNLGEYEIDAYLAVLEHGQLTASEIADRTDIPQPRVYDTVRSLADRGLVELRESRPMKIVAVDPENAFGNFRSSFTEMVEELGARYTAPARETEAVSLVKSRSTILRYIEEIIDTAEFELVLSLTPDLLQRFHDDLVEATNDGVSIDLLVTPASQAPDPAEFDYMDVCTIARSRRGITTPVLAVADGEYSIYATQDALRDDRDRYGVIFNRSALGFLVSGFFGTVLWTTADTLAAGGKDRPFPRRYASIRRAVKDIRDLDGDFYATVEGRDIETGDPIVAEGKVVDLAFEDTEEVASLVVETDDGTIRVGGLVAALEDIEGQEIRIGREEPPGRADRLRDGAQRRADD from the coding sequence ATGGTCGATGACCTTCGACTCACGATGGAGCGCGTCGGCGAGCGCTTCAACCTCGGCGAGTACGAGATAGACGCGTATCTCGCCGTCTTAGAACACGGACAACTGACCGCGAGCGAAATCGCCGACCGGACCGACATCCCGCAACCGCGGGTGTACGACACGGTTCGGAGCCTCGCCGACCGGGGCCTCGTCGAACTCCGCGAGTCGCGGCCGATGAAGATCGTCGCCGTCGACCCCGAGAACGCCTTCGGCAACTTCCGGAGTTCCTTCACCGAGATGGTCGAAGAACTCGGCGCGCGCTACACCGCACCGGCTCGCGAGACGGAGGCCGTCTCGCTCGTTAAATCCCGGTCGACGATTCTCCGTTACATCGAGGAGATCATCGACACCGCGGAGTTCGAACTCGTGCTCTCGCTCACGCCCGACCTGCTGCAGCGCTTCCACGACGACCTGGTCGAGGCAACGAACGACGGCGTCAGCATCGACCTCCTAGTTACGCCCGCCTCACAAGCACCCGACCCCGCAGAGTTCGACTACATGGACGTCTGCACCATCGCTCGAAGTCGCCGCGGCATCACGACGCCCGTGCTGGCCGTCGCTGACGGCGAGTACTCCATCTACGCGACGCAGGACGCCCTCCGCGACGACCGCGACCGCTACGGCGTCATCTTCAACCGTTCGGCGCTCGGCTTTCTGGTCTCGGGCTTCTTCGGGACCGTCCTCTGGACCACCGCCGACACACTCGCCGCCGGTGGCAAAGACCGACCGTTCCCCCGGCGCTACGCCTCGATTCGTCGCGCGGTGAAGGATATCCGCGACCTCGACGGCGACTTCTATGCCACTGTCGAAGGCCGTGACATCGAGACGGGCGACCCCATCGTCGCCGAAGGGAAAGTCGTCGACCTCGCGTTCGAGGACACCGAGGAAGTCGCGTCGCTCGTCGTCGAGACCGACGACGGCACTATCCGCGTCGGCGGGTTGGTCGCGGCACTCGAAGATATCGAGGGCCAAGAGATCCGCATCGGCCGCGAGGAACCGCCGGGCCGCGCCGACCGACTTCGCGACGGCGCACAGCGTCGCGCCGACGACTGA
- a CDS encoding proteasome assembly chaperone family protein has product MSASRLPYDFHVSHDTDPSDTLLAGFSTFGLAGLTAVDYLVDHLELEERGHITADGLPAITPFENGRPRHHTRLFSRPDLDLTVLVSELFVPAAAGKTFSDAILDWTETAGVEEVAILSGVPVPHGPGQHRTFYIATDDYRESRLTEADVPPMGNGFLDGTNAAFVERGLSSSLGVCVYVTPVHAQVPDVEAALRLINTVDAVYDLGVETGPLEEFAGRVEQYYGELAERIEAREGDSAEDRMYM; this is encoded by the coding sequence ATGTCCGCTTCGCGACTCCCCTACGATTTTCACGTCTCGCACGACACCGACCCCAGCGACACGCTTCTCGCCGGCTTCTCGACGTTCGGCCTCGCCGGACTCACCGCCGTCGACTACCTCGTCGACCACCTCGAACTGGAGGAGCGAGGCCACATCACCGCCGACGGTCTCCCCGCCATCACGCCGTTCGAGAACGGCCGTCCGCGACACCACACGCGACTGTTCTCCCGGCCAGACCTCGACTTGACGGTCCTCGTCAGCGAACTGTTCGTCCCGGCGGCGGCCGGTAAGACGTTCTCGGACGCGATTCTCGACTGGACGGAGACCGCCGGCGTCGAGGAAGTCGCCATCCTCTCGGGGGTGCCGGTTCCGCACGGTCCCGGGCAGCACCGCACGTTCTACATCGCCACCGACGACTACCGCGAGTCCCGGTTGACCGAAGCGGACGTCCCGCCGATGGGCAACGGCTTCCTCGACGGGACGAACGCGGCGTTCGTCGAACGCGGTCTCTCCTCGTCGCTCGGCGTCTGCGTCTACGTCACGCCGGTCCACGCGCAGGTGCCGGACGTGGAGGCCGCCTTGCGACTTATTAACACCGTCGACGCCGTGTACGACCTCGGCGTCGAGACGGGTCCGCTAGAGGAGTTCGCCGGGCGCGTCGAACAGTACTACGGCGAACTCGCCGAGCGAATCGAGGCGCGCGAAGGGGATTCGGCCGAGGACCGAATGTACATGTAG
- a CDS encoding mechanosensitive ion channel family protein, with protein MTSGRVSTILWVALQQTPTTTPDESESTAEGLGKFLASLVPEWIQQLPGWRFALALLILVAGVYLSKLVVRLLGRPVAKRFARQSVAQIVLSGIRIAVVLLSMFVALGAYNVTFPDIFVFGTVFTAVVGIVLAPIIGSVINGLFVLADQPYEIGDMVELDTGERGFVEEITIRYTKMFTLDNSFLVLPNSSIRERDVVNYSAEDERSRLTLHILVTYESDIETARRLIERAAQNCDDVIEGGPAIRIGSARYPAKPTCYLDEYADHGILLTLRYWAKQPYKMLTVRSKIQTRIKTLFEESDATLEFAYPHQHLIFDETSGTASVSFNGESWDDVVPDDGERVANADDPSRRNT; from the coding sequence ATGACGTCGGGTCGAGTATCGACGATTCTGTGGGTCGCCCTCCAGCAGACGCCGACTACGACCCCGGACGAATCCGAGTCGACGGCGGAGGGTCTCGGGAAGTTCCTCGCGAGTCTCGTCCCCGAGTGGATACAGCAGTTACCGGGCTGGCGGTTCGCGCTCGCGCTGCTCATCTTAGTGGCCGGCGTCTACCTCTCGAAACTCGTCGTTCGACTGCTCGGCCGTCCTGTCGCGAAGCGGTTCGCGCGCCAGAGTGTCGCACAGATAGTGCTCTCGGGCATCCGAATCGCCGTCGTCCTCCTCTCGATGTTCGTGGCACTCGGCGCGTACAACGTCACCTTTCCCGACATCTTCGTCTTCGGGACGGTGTTTACGGCGGTGGTGGGTATCGTCCTCGCGCCCATCATCGGCAGCGTCATCAACGGCCTGTTCGTCCTCGCCGACCAGCCGTACGAGATCGGCGATATGGTAGAACTGGATACCGGCGAGCGGGGGTTCGTCGAAGAGATCACGATTCGGTACACGAAGATGTTCACCCTCGACAACTCCTTCCTCGTCCTCCCGAACTCCTCGATCCGCGAACGCGACGTAGTCAACTACTCTGCGGAGGACGAGCGGTCGCGTCTCACGCTCCACATCCTCGTCACGTACGAATCCGACATCGAGACGGCGCGACGGCTCATCGAGCGGGCGGCGCAGAACTGCGACGATGTCATCGAGGGCGGTCCAGCCATCCGCATCGGCAGCGCCCGCTACCCGGCGAAGCCGACGTGTTACCTCGACGAGTACGCCGATCACGGTATCCTCCTCACGCTCCGCTACTGGGCGAAGCAGCCGTACAAGATGCTCACTGTCCGCTCGAAGATCCAGACGCGTATCAAGACGCTGTTCGAGGAGTCCGACGCGACGCTGGAGTTCGCCTACCCGCACCAGCACCTCATCTTCGACGAGACCAGCGGCACCGCGAGCGTGAGCTTCAACGGCGAAAGCTGGGACGACGTGGTTCCCGACGACGGCGAGCGCGTCGCGAACGCCGACGACCCTTCACGACGGAACACCTGA